One genomic segment of Caballeronia sp. TF1N1 includes these proteins:
- a CDS encoding cobalamin biosynthesis protein, with product MSAALVIGIGCRRGVNAEAIERAVRGALGTLAFADIVSVASIDAKKDEAGLLAFCERHQLRVDFFSADQIERAPGKFLSQARRHLNVDGVCEPCALIASGGRLVVHKTIAGGVTVAIAETPSKKQA from the coding sequence ATGAGCGCCGCGCTCGTCATCGGCATCGGCTGCCGCCGCGGCGTAAACGCCGAAGCAATAGAACGCGCTGTGCGTGGTGCGCTTGGCACGCTCGCATTTGCCGATATCGTCAGCGTGGCAAGCATCGACGCTAAGAAAGACGAAGCAGGATTGCTCGCATTTTGCGAGCGTCATCAATTGCGCGTGGATTTCTTTAGCGCCGATCAAATCGAGCGCGCGCCTGGGAAATTCTTATCGCAGGCCAGGCGGCATTTGAATGTCGACGGCGTATGCGAGCCTTGCGCGCTCATCGCCAGCGGCGGCCGGCTCGTCGTGCACAAGACTATCGCGGGCGGCGTGACGGTCGCTATTGCAGAGACACCATCGAAGAAACAAGCATGA
- a CDS encoding cobyrinate a,c-diamide synthase — MADCPALFIGASASHQGKTTVTAALARHHTRQGRRVRVFKTGPDFLDPMILERACGSPVYSLHLWMVGLEACRAMLSAAAKEADLILIEGVMGLFDGTPSSADLAAAFNVPVLAVIGAHGMAQTFGALAFGLARYRPDVPFHGVLANRVASARHAQMLAEAIPEGLRYCGHFSNADDIALPERHLGLTQAREVADLDARLDRAADAIAATTLADLPPLVRFDDDITPSEPPRLLDGLHIAIARDAAFSFIYPANVDLLKASGASVSYFSPLADEPVPAHVDALYLPGGYPELHAATLASNACTRASIKKHIARNRAVVAECGGMLYLLDALTDVEGNRHSMLSALPGDATMQRRLSRLAMQRVDTAHGPLTGHTFHYSTLKTSMQPFTAATHATTGAQGEALYRHGAITATYMHAYWPSNPAAMAALFRGEAL, encoded by the coding sequence ATGGCAGACTGTCCCGCACTCTTCATCGGCGCGAGCGCGTCGCATCAAGGCAAGACCACGGTGACGGCCGCGCTTGCACGTCATCACACGCGGCAAGGCAGGCGCGTGCGCGTCTTCAAGACCGGGCCGGATTTTCTCGATCCGATGATTCTCGAGCGGGCATGCGGGTCGCCCGTTTATTCGCTGCATCTTTGGATGGTCGGACTGGAAGCGTGCCGCGCGATGCTTTCCGCGGCCGCCAAGGAAGCCGACCTTATTTTGATCGAAGGCGTAATGGGCCTCTTCGATGGCACGCCGAGCAGCGCCGATCTCGCCGCTGCGTTCAATGTGCCAGTGCTTGCGGTAATCGGCGCGCATGGCATGGCGCAAACCTTCGGCGCGCTTGCGTTCGGACTTGCGCGTTATCGGCCCGATGTGCCGTTTCATGGCGTGCTTGCAAATCGCGTGGCGTCTGCGCGCCATGCACAGATGCTGGCCGAAGCCATCCCCGAAGGGCTGCGCTATTGCGGTCATTTTTCGAACGCGGACGATATCGCGCTACCCGAACGTCACCTCGGCCTTACTCAAGCGCGGGAAGTGGCGGACCTGGATGCGCGTCTCGACCGCGCCGCCGATGCCATTGCCGCGACCACGCTTGCCGATTTGCCGCCGCTCGTTCGCTTCGACGACGACATCACGCCAAGTGAACCGCCGCGTCTTCTCGACGGATTGCACATTGCGATCGCGCGGGACGCCGCGTTTTCATTTATTTATCCCGCGAATGTCGATTTGCTAAAGGCATCGGGCGCAAGCGTCAGCTATTTTTCCCCGCTAGCGGATGAGCCCGTACCCGCCCATGTCGATGCGCTCTACTTGCCCGGCGGCTACCCCGAGCTTCATGCCGCGACGCTTGCTTCCAATGCGTGCACGCGCGCTTCGATAAAAAAACATATCGCGCGCAATCGCGCGGTAGTCGCGGAATGCGGCGGTATGCTCTACCTGCTCGACGCACTGACGGATGTCGAAGGCAATCGTCATTCAATGCTAAGCGCCCTTCCCGGCGACGCCACCATGCAACGCCGTCTTTCGCGGCTGGCGATGCAACGAGTCGACACCGCCCACGGTCCGCTCACCGGCCACACCTTTCACTATTCGACGCTCAAGACATCGATGCAGCCTTTCACGGCAGCCACGCACGCAACGACCGGTGCGCAGGGCGAAGCGCTTTATCGTCATGGCGCGATAACGGCCACTTACATGCACGCTTACTGGCCCTCGAATCCTGCGGCAATGGCTGCGCTCTTTCGCGGCGAAGCGCTATGA
- the cobO gene encoding cob(I)yrinic acid a,c-diamide adenosyltransferase, with protein sequence MKTDTESHLRMTQRRKEGHEKKQAAADHEKGLLIVNTGNGKGKTTAAFGMAMRVLGHGMKLGVVQFIKGALHTSERDFLGAIAHCDFVTMGDGYTWNTQNREADIATARKGWDEARRMIQSGEYQMVVLDELNAVLKYEYLPLEEVLGVLKARPAMLHVVVTGRHAADELIEIADLVTEMRLVKHPYREQGVKAQRGVEF encoded by the coding sequence ATGAAAACCGATACCGAATCGCATTTGCGCATGACCCAGCGGCGCAAGGAAGGCCATGAGAAAAAGCAGGCCGCCGCCGACCATGAAAAGGGCCTGTTGATCGTCAATACCGGCAACGGCAAAGGCAAGACCACCGCTGCATTCGGCATGGCCATGCGCGTGCTCGGGCACGGCATGAAACTCGGCGTGGTGCAATTCATCAAAGGCGCGCTGCACACGTCGGAACGCGATTTCCTTGGCGCAATCGCGCATTGCGATTTCGTGACGATGGGCGATGGCTATACGTGGAACACGCAAAATCGCGAGGCGGACATCGCCACGGCGCGCAAGGGATGGGACGAAGCACGACGCATGATCCAAAGCGGCGAGTATCAGATGGTCGTACTCGACGAGCTCAATGCCGTGCTCAAGTACGAATATTTGCCGCTTGAGGAAGTACTCGGCGTGCTAAAGGCACGGCCGGCCATGCTGCATGTCGTCGTGACGGGACGACACGCGGCCGATGAGCTCATAGAAATAGCCGATCTCGTCACCGAAATGCGCCTCGTAAAGCACCCTTATCGCGAGCAGGGCGTCAAGGCGCAACGCGGCGTCGAGTTCTGA
- a CDS encoding VWA domain-containing protein — protein sequence MTGREGDESTTLDWISTLRAKRAERLDARHLRYRRVQGEAASLHCFLLDCSGSMLTGERLARAKGLLIALFDRAYRERAEIALVCFGGGRAEVRRQPGAAHWWNERWVSPIGGGGGTPLALGLSSAQTVLARAARRRPAQRRWLWVLTDGRTNETPAPPQCADRVVLVDFDEGQFGVGQASTLALRWAAEYFHASELSADLR from the coding sequence ATGACCGGTCGCGAAGGCGATGAAAGCACTACGCTCGACTGGATATCGACGCTACGCGCGAAACGTGCCGAGCGTCTCGATGCACGGCATCTTCGCTATCGACGTGTGCAGGGCGAAGCGGCGTCGTTGCATTGCTTTCTTCTCGATTGCTCGGGATCGATGCTCACGGGTGAACGGCTCGCGCGTGCCAAGGGCTTGTTGATTGCGTTGTTCGATCGGGCTTATCGCGAGCGTGCGGAAATTGCGCTCGTATGTTTCGGTGGCGGGCGTGCGGAAGTGCGTCGTCAGCCGGGCGCCGCGCATTGGTGGAACGAGCGCTGGGTGAGTCCTATCGGTGGCGGTGGTGGCACGCCGCTGGCGTTGGGTCTTTCGAGTGCGCAGACCGTGCTTGCACGAGCCGCGCGTCGAAGACCCGCGCAGCGTCGCTGGCTGTGGGTGCTGACCGATGGCCGCACGAACGAGACGCCCGCGCCGCCGCAGTGCGCGGACCGCGTCGTGCTGGTGGACTTCGATGAAGGGCAATTCGGAGTCGGGCAAGCGAGCACGTTGGCGCTACGCTGGGCGGCGGAGTACTTTCATGCGAGCGAACTGAGCGCGGACTTGCGGTAG
- the cobN gene encoding cobaltochelatase subunit CobN produces the protein MHLLRTTPGGFVDDAAGVMRIEQTRAPIVVLSSADTTLALLASVFPRLGPGFPEVRLANQSFLRQNASVDFYVDDILRHAKVVIVDHLGGESYWPYGIERLVALAKREKQMLAMFSGDLAEDPNLIGKSTADAAFCRDLSRYLREGGARNAEEFLRAIAHRAFGWGREARAPSALPAVAIYHPERESASSDDWRERWTEGAPVVAILFYRAHLQSGNTAVFDAFIEALEREGMNPLPIAIASLKESLSREVVERLCAQHGASLVLNTTAFAAGVIGESEAFEVAGDAPVMQVILSGGNRDDWQKDHQGLNSRDVAMHVALPEVDGRIITRAVSFKGLAYRCPHTQVDVVCYQADTERMRFVAELSARWCKLRHTPNERKRIALVLANYPASEGRIGNGVGLDTPASAINILQLLEREGYRLDQIPGHGDALIEALTRGVTNDPVVRDLRPALQSLALEDYLDAYRALPLDARQALENIWGAPEDDPTIRRGRFMIAGLRCGEVFIGIQPSRSRERNDYASYHDAELVPPHAYLAFYFWLRLRFQADALVHVGKHGNLEWLPGKSVALSASCWPDLILGPMPHLYPFIVNDPGEGSQAKRRAQAVIIDHLMPPLTRAENYGPLQDLERQVDEYYEALMVDTRRAKLLRKSILANIVENRLHEELGLDAPGDLQGEDTLLTRADAYLCELKEAQIRDGLHVFGVSPEGVQRRDTLLALGRFPTGDGRGANASLITAMARDLALGEAFDPLDADWAAPWNGPRPDALQNAVDAPWRHHGDTRERLESLALQLFQGDAESPGPQTTLVLERLQGDVLARLDACGPQELEQLKRGLEGRFVPPGPSGSPSRGRPDVLPTGRNFYSVDTRALPTQAAWSIGLKSANLLVERHVQDHGDFPRAIGLSVWGTATMRTGGDDMAQAFALIGVRPKWAAGSNRVTDFEILPISIFNRPRIDVTLRVSGFFRDAFANLMHLFDAAVQAVAELEDEPEDINPIRARIMRERDELIGRGIDAKEARQRAGWRVFSTKPGAYGAGLQELIDAKQWQSDADLSAAYQSTGGYAYSQAQDGVDARASFGTRLSALDVVLQNQDNREHDLLDSNDYHQFQGGMVAAVRYLSGLQPQAYNADHSNPAAPRVRTLNEEIARVVRSRVVNPKWIDGVKRHGYKGASELAATVDYLYGYDATARVVSGHQYALVTDAYVNDADTREFITQHNPHALQSICERLLEAMERGLWQEPGGYRADVTRHLLDVELQLEGRQT, from the coding sequence ATGCATCTGCTGCGCACGACTCCGGGAGGCTTCGTCGACGACGCCGCAGGCGTGATGCGGATCGAGCAGACGCGCGCGCCCATTGTCGTGCTCAGTTCGGCCGATACCACGCTCGCGCTGCTCGCAAGCGTCTTTCCGCGTCTCGGCCCCGGCTTTCCGGAAGTGCGGCTCGCAAATCAATCGTTCCTGCGCCAGAACGCTTCGGTCGACTTTTATGTCGACGACATTCTGCGTCATGCAAAGGTCGTCATCGTCGATCATCTCGGCGGCGAATCGTATTGGCCCTACGGTATCGAGCGTCTCGTCGCTTTGGCAAAGCGCGAAAAGCAAATGCTCGCCATGTTTTCGGGCGATCTTGCGGAAGACCCGAATCTCATCGGCAAGAGTACGGCCGATGCCGCGTTCTGCCGCGACCTGTCGCGCTATTTACGTGAAGGCGGCGCGCGCAATGCCGAAGAGTTTCTACGCGCCATTGCGCATCGCGCGTTCGGTTGGGGACGAGAAGCGCGCGCGCCGAGCGCGTTGCCCGCGGTCGCGATCTATCACCCCGAGCGCGAAAGCGCTTCTAGCGACGATTGGCGCGAACGCTGGACCGAAGGCGCGCCGGTGGTTGCCATTCTTTTCTATCGCGCGCATCTTCAATCAGGCAACACCGCTGTGTTCGATGCATTCATCGAAGCGCTCGAACGCGAGGGCATGAATCCGCTGCCCATTGCGATTGCATCGCTCAAGGAAAGTCTGAGCCGCGAAGTAGTGGAGCGTTTGTGCGCGCAGCATGGTGCATCGCTCGTGCTCAATACCACGGCGTTCGCTGCGGGCGTGATCGGAGAAAGCGAAGCATTCGAAGTGGCCGGCGATGCGCCCGTGATGCAAGTGATCTTGAGCGGGGGCAATCGCGATGACTGGCAGAAGGACCATCAAGGCCTGAATTCGCGTGATGTCGCCATGCACGTGGCGCTCCCCGAGGTGGATGGCCGTATCATCACGCGAGCCGTGAGCTTCAAGGGGCTTGCTTATCGATGCCCGCATACGCAGGTCGATGTGGTGTGTTATCAAGCCGATACCGAGCGCATGCGCTTCGTCGCCGAACTCAGCGCGCGCTGGTGCAAGCTCAGACATACGCCGAACGAGCGCAAGCGCATCGCGCTCGTCTTGGCGAATTATCCGGCGAGCGAAGGGCGCATTGGCAACGGCGTGGGACTGGACACGCCGGCATCGGCCATCAACATCTTGCAGTTGCTCGAGCGTGAAGGCTATCGCTTAGACCAGATTCCCGGGCATGGCGATGCGCTCATCGAAGCGCTTACGCGAGGCGTGACGAACGACCCTGTCGTGCGCGATCTTCGCCCGGCCCTGCAAAGTCTTGCGCTCGAAGATTATCTCGATGCCTATCGCGCGTTGCCGCTGGATGCACGGCAAGCACTGGAAAATATATGGGGCGCGCCTGAAGACGATCCGACGATACGGCGCGGCCGCTTCATGATTGCAGGCTTGCGTTGCGGTGAAGTGTTCATCGGCATTCAGCCTTCGCGCTCGCGCGAGCGCAACGATTATGCGAGCTATCACGATGCCGAGCTCGTGCCGCCGCATGCGTATCTCGCGTTTTATTTTTGGTTGCGCTTGCGTTTCCAGGCCGATGCGCTCGTGCATGTCGGCAAGCATGGCAACCTCGAATGGCTGCCGGGCAAGAGCGTTGCGTTGTCGGCATCGTGCTGGCCCGATCTCATTCTCGGTCCCATGCCGCATCTCTATCCGTTCATCGTGAACGATCCGGGCGAGGGAAGTCAGGCCAAGCGTCGCGCGCAGGCGGTCATCATCGACCATCTGATGCCGCCGCTCACGCGAGCCGAAAACTATGGGCCGTTGCAGGATCTCGAACGACAAGTGGACGAATACTACGAAGCGCTCATGGTCGATACGCGCCGCGCGAAGCTGCTGCGCAAGTCCATCCTCGCGAACATCGTCGAGAACAGATTGCATGAGGAACTCGGGCTCGACGCACCGGGCGACTTGCAGGGTGAAGACACACTGCTTACGCGTGCCGATGCCTATCTGTGCGAACTCAAGGAAGCGCAGATACGCGATGGCTTGCATGTGTTCGGCGTATCGCCCGAAGGCGTGCAAAGGCGCGATACGCTGCTCGCATTGGGCCGTTTTCCGACCGGCGACGGACGCGGTGCGAATGCAAGTCTCATCACGGCCATGGCGCGCGATCTCGCGCTCGGTGAAGCGTTCGATCCGCTCGATGCCGACTGGGCGGCGCCATGGAATGGACCTCGCCCCGACGCGCTTCAAAACGCGGTCGACGCGCCTTGGCGGCATCATGGCGATACACGCGAACGCCTCGAATCGTTAGCGTTGCAACTATTCCAAGGCGATGCCGAATCGCCGGGGCCGCAAACGACGCTGGTGCTCGAACGCTTGCAAGGCGATGTGCTCGCGCGTCTTGACGCGTGTGGTCCGCAAGAGCTCGAGCAACTGAAGCGCGGGCTTGAGGGCCGCTTCGTGCCGCCTGGTCCGAGCGGTTCTCCATCGCGCGGCAGACCGGACGTGTTGCCTACCGGACGCAATTTTTATTCGGTCGACACACGCGCATTGCCGACGCAGGCCGCGTGGTCCATCGGCCTCAAGTCGGCCAATCTGCTGGTGGAAAGACACGTGCAGGATCACGGCGATTTCCCGCGCGCCATCGGCCTTTCCGTGTGGGGCACGGCGACCATGCGCACTGGCGGCGACGATATGGCCCAGGCGTTCGCACTGATCGGCGTACGGCCGAAGTGGGCGGCGGGAAGCAATCGCGTGACGGACTTCGAGATACTGCCAATCTCCATCTTCAACCGGCCGCGTATCGACGTTACCTTGCGCGTATCGGGGTTCTTTCGCGACGCCTTCGCCAATCTCATGCATCTTTTCGATGCGGCAGTGCAAGCCGTCGCCGAACTCGAAGACGAGCCCGAGGATATCAATCCGATTCGCGCGCGTATCATGCGTGAGCGCGATGAACTGATCGGTCGCGGTATCGATGCGAAAGAAGCGCGGCAACGTGCAGGCTGGCGCGTGTTCAGCACGAAGCCGGGCGCGTATGGCGCGGGCTTGCAGGAACTGATCGATGCGAAGCAATGGCAGAGCGACGCCGATCTCTCGGCCGCGTATCAAAGCACGGGAGGCTATGCGTATTCGCAGGCGCAAGACGGCGTGGATGCGCGAGCGAGCTTCGGCACGCGGCTTTCCGCGCTCGATGTCGTGCTTCAGAACCAAGATAACCGCGAGCACGATCTGCTGGACTCGAACGACTACCATCAGTTTCAGGGCGGCATGGTCGCGGCCGTGCGTTATCTTTCGGGCCTGCAACCGCAGGCGTATAACGCGGATCATAGCAATCCCGCCGCGCCGCGCGTGCGGACCTTGAACGAAGAGATTGCACGCGTGGTGCGCTCGCGCGTGGTCAATCCAAAATGGATCGACGGCGTCAAGCGTCACGGCTACAAAGGCGCGTCCGAACTCGCTGCAACGGTGGATTATCTCTATGGATACGACGCCACGGCGCGTGTCGTATCGGGTCATCAATACGCGCTCGTAACCGACGCTTACGTGAACGACGCAGACACGCGCGAGTTCATCACGCAGCACAATCCTCACGCGCTCCAATCGATATGCGAGCGTCTGCTCGAAGCCATGGAGCGCGGTTTATGGCAAGAGCCGGGCGGCTATCGCGCTGACGTGACGCGCCATTTGCTCGATGTCGAACTGCAACTCGAAGGCCGACAGACTTGA
- a CDS encoding DUF1289 domain-containing protein: MTTPTEIGPRDLAEMIERASAQEPIGSPCTGVCKLDASSGLCAGCFRSREEIKFFKTMDDHAKLALFDQLLERRAASQ; the protein is encoded by the coding sequence ATGACGACACCGACCGAAATCGGGCCACGCGACCTCGCCGAAATGATCGAACGCGCCAGCGCGCAGGAACCAATCGGCTCGCCGTGCACCGGCGTGTGCAAGCTCGATGCATCGAGCGGCCTGTGCGCGGGATGCTTTAGAAGCCGCGAGGAAATTAAGTTCTTTAAAACGATGGACGATCACGCGAAGCTCGCGTTGTTCGACCAGTTGCTTGAGCGGCGCGCGGCCTCGCAATGA
- a CDS encoding CbtA family protein: MIRNLLIRGMVAGLVAGLIGFGFARGFGEPSVARAIAFEEQHEHAQAPAHDNHDEAAAAQSHSHGDDEELVSRDTQAGLGLLTGVVVFGTALGGIFSLIFALAYGRLGSLHARGTSVLLALIGFFSVALVPFIKYPPNPPAVGNAETIGPRTALFFGMVAISIVGAVFAVYAQRRLQARRGNWNAALIAAAGYVVLMVIAQVALPSVDEVPVDFSASLLWNFRLTAVGIQALIWATLGLLFGALASRELERPAARRMAAA, encoded by the coding sequence ATGATTCGCAACTTGCTTATACGCGGTATGGTCGCGGGACTCGTCGCGGGCCTGATCGGCTTTGGCTTTGCGCGCGGCTTCGGCGAACCTTCAGTTGCTCGGGCTATCGCGTTCGAAGAACAGCACGAGCATGCACAAGCGCCCGCACACGATAATCACGATGAAGCGGCGGCAGCGCAATCGCATAGTCATGGTGATGATGAAGAACTCGTTAGCCGGGACACGCAAGCGGGTTTGGGCTTACTAACGGGCGTGGTGGTGTTCGGCACGGCTTTAGGCGGTATTTTCTCGCTGATCTTTGCCTTGGCTTATGGGCGGCTCGGCTCGTTGCATGCGCGCGGAACGTCGGTTTTGCTTGCGCTCATTGGTTTCTTTAGCGTTGCGCTCGTGCCGTTCATCAAATATCCCCCAAACCCGCCCGCCGTCGGCAATGCCGAAACCATCGGTCCGCGTACGGCGCTTTTCTTCGGCATGGTGGCGATATCAATCGTCGGCGCGGTGTTCGCGGTCTATGCGCAGCGACGCTTGCAGGCGCGTCGCGGCAACTGGAACGCGGCGCTTATTGCGGCGGCTGGTTACGTCGTCTTGATGGTTATCGCGCAAGTGGCACTGCCTTCTGTCGACGAAGTACCCGTCGACTTTTCCGCGTCGTTGTTGTGGAATTTCAGGCTGACTGCCGTCGGTATTCAAGCATTGATTTGGGCAACGCTTGGACTGCTCTTCGGCGCGCTTGCGTCACGTGAACTCGAGCGTCCGGCAGCGCGTCGCATGGCCGCTGCCTGA
- a CDS encoding ATP-binding protein — protein MNPNDADFPVFPFTALVGQEALQQALLLAAIDPALGGVLVSGPRGTAKSTAARALAELLPEGRLVTLPLGASEEQLIGTLDIQSALRDGGVTFSPGLLAKAHLGVLYVDEVNLLPNPLVDQLLDVAASGVNVIERDGISHRHEARFVLIGTMNPEEGELRPQLLDRFGLAVELNNCFDASVRQRIVKARLAFDMDAEAFCARHADAQSALAERIHAARAVLFALDPDDAVHARVSALCIAAHVDGLRADLVMLRAARALAAFEGASNVQTLHVDRVADAVLKHRRREADASKGEAPQRPAPRDNGSTNESDWGYMPPEPAGTAKVKQVRPLAAKKA, from the coding sequence TTGAACCCGAACGACGCTGATTTTCCGGTGTTTCCCTTTACCGCGCTCGTCGGGCAGGAGGCCTTGCAGCAGGCGCTCTTGCTCGCGGCTATCGATCCGGCGCTTGGCGGCGTGCTCGTCAGCGGCCCACGCGGAACGGCGAAGTCCACTGCCGCACGCGCCCTTGCCGAGCTATTGCCCGAAGGCCGGCTCGTCACGCTGCCGCTCGGCGCAAGCGAAGAGCAGTTGATCGGTACGCTCGATATTCAAAGCGCCTTGCGCGACGGCGGCGTGACCTTTTCGCCGGGCTTGCTTGCAAAAGCGCATCTCGGCGTGCTCTATGTCGATGAAGTGAATCTGCTGCCCAACCCGCTCGTCGATCAGTTGCTGGATGTCGCGGCAAGCGGCGTGAACGTCATCGAGCGCGATGGCATTTCGCATCGGCATGAAGCGCGTTTCGTATTGATCGGCACGATGAATCCCGAAGAAGGCGAATTGCGTCCGCAATTGCTCGACCGCTTCGGGCTCGCGGTCGAATTGAACAATTGCTTCGATGCGAGCGTGCGGCAACGGATCGTCAAGGCACGCCTCGCGTTCGATATGGATGCTGAAGCATTCTGCGCACGCCATGCCGATGCACAGTCCGCGCTAGCAGAACGCATTCATGCAGCACGTGCCGTGCTATTCGCGCTCGATCCGGACGACGCGGTGCATGCGCGCGTGAGCGCGCTTTGCATCGCCGCTCACGTGGACGGCTTGCGCGCCGATCTCGTGATGCTGCGTGCGGCGAGAGCGCTCGCGGCATTCGAAGGCGCGAGCAACGTGCAGACGCTTCATGTCGATCGCGTGGCCGACGCCGTGCTGAAGCATCGACGACGCGAGGCCGATGCATCGAAAGGCGAAGCGCCGCAGCGGCCCGCCCCGCGCGATAACGGCAGCACGAATGAAAGCGATTGGGGCTACATGCCGCCCGAGCCAGCAGGCACGGCGAAGGTCAAGCAAGTCAGACCGCTTGCCGCAAAAAAAGCCTGA
- the cobW gene encoding cobalamin biosynthesis protein CobW yields the protein MQTRKIPVTVVTGFLGSGKTTLMRHILSNAQGKRIAVIVNEFGELGIDGEILKGCGIGCDDEAGSAERNLYELANGCLCCTVQEEFYPVMEQLLERRDRIDHVLIETSGLALPKPLVQAFNWPSIKNAFTVDAVVTVVDGPAAASGQFAANPSAVDAQRKADPNLDHESPLHELFEDQLSSADLVIVNKTDLMDAAALSKVDALVRPEIPPEVKIVPAQMGKLDVHALLGLQSASEETIHLRHDHHGSPDEDGHADHHHDEFDSVVVAADVESREQLLAALHVLVEKHTIYRVKGFAALPGAAMRLVVQGVGRRFDSYFDRRWNEGEASSRFVLIGEDLDRETLQRAFVSALQNLPVQA from the coding sequence ATGCAAACGCGCAAGATCCCCGTCACGGTCGTGACCGGCTTCCTCGGCAGCGGCAAAACCACGCTGATGCGGCACATTCTTTCGAACGCGCAGGGCAAGCGCATCGCGGTCATCGTCAACGAGTTCGGCGAGCTCGGTATCGATGGAGAAATTCTCAAGGGCTGCGGTATCGGTTGCGACGACGAAGCAGGCTCCGCCGAACGCAATCTCTATGAACTCGCGAACGGTTGCTTGTGTTGCACCGTGCAGGAAGAGTTTTATCCGGTGATGGAGCAACTGCTTGAACGGCGCGACAGGATCGATCACGTGTTGATCGAAACGTCCGGGCTTGCCTTGCCCAAGCCGCTCGTGCAGGCCTTCAACTGGCCGTCCATCAAGAACGCCTTCACCGTGGACGCGGTCGTTACCGTGGTCGACGGTCCGGCTGCGGCAAGCGGTCAGTTCGCGGCAAATCCCAGCGCCGTCGATGCGCAGCGCAAGGCCGATCCGAATCTCGATCACGAATCGCCGTTGCATGAGTTGTTCGAGGACCAACTGTCGTCGGCGGATCTCGTCATCGTCAACAAGACCGATCTCATGGATGCCGCCGCGTTGAGCAAGGTCGATGCGCTCGTGCGCCCCGAGATTCCGCCCGAAGTGAAGATCGTTCCCGCGCAGATGGGCAAGCTCGACGTGCATGCGCTGCTCGGCTTGCAATCCGCATCGGAAGAGACCATTCATCTGCGGCACGACCATCATGGCTCGCCCGACGAAGACGGTCATGCGGATCATCATCACGACGAGTTCGATTCCGTGGTGGTCGCAGCGGATGTCGAGTCGCGCGAACAGCTGCTTGCGGCACTGCACGTGCTGGTGGAAAAGCACACGATTTACCGTGTGAAGGGCTTCGCGGCGTTGCCGGGTGCCGCCATGCGGCTCGTCGTGCAAGGCGTGGGGCGACGCTTCGACAGTTACTTCGACAGGCGCTGGAACGAAGGCGAGGCATCGAGTCGCTTCGTGCTTATCGGCGAGGACCTCGACCGCGAAACGCTGCAACGTGCCTTCGTTTCCGCGTTGCAGAACTTACCCGTGCAGGCCTGA